GGCGTTCCCGACCCGAGCTGTGCAACTTTCATTACGGTATGATTTGTGCTTCGACCCCAAAGGAGATTCGATCTCCGAAGGTGATTTCGGTGCGTTGACACGCCGTTCCTCCCGAAGCGGCTGATTGAACAGCGCTGCAGGCTCGAGAGTGATCGTCGTCGCAGACGGATCGTTGTGACGTTTTGTCGAAGACCGCTCGGCCGGGGAAGCGATTACCGGTACCAAATCACAACAGACCATCTCACTCCTCGAGTGCCGCCACGTACTCGTAGTCAGCGGGCCCCGCAATCGGTCGCTCGCCGTCAATCGGAATCCGCCAGTCATCGACTCGGGTCGGGTTCTCGAGTGCGTTCGTGAGCATGGTCCGGACTTCGAGCAGATCGACGCCGTAGAAGTCTCGCGGAACGCCCTGGAGATACTGGAGCGCGGTACGAAAGAGCGAGCGCAACCCCTCGTCGTTGCCGAAGTCGACCCGTTTGTAGACGCCGGCGGCGACCTGGACCATGCCGTGGCAGAACTGGCTCTCCGTGGAACCGCGGCCGTAGTTGTACCACTCGAGTTCGAAGCAGTCGTGGCTCTCGTGGTAGGCCCCGTCGTTGAAGAGTCGGACGCCGTGGCAGGTTGCGCGGCGGAGCGTGGCGTGTTCCCAGTGGCCGCCGTCGGTATCCGGACCTGTCCCAGCCTCACTCGTAGCCGGTACCCATCCAGTTGGCTCGTTCGCCGGCGGCCCGACCGACGGATCGTTCGTGTGCTCGTCCATGGGACTCGAGTGCACCTCCGAGTTCGAGCGAGTTAGTGGTGACTCCCGATGTAGCCCGATCCGCAGCCGCAGATACGTCAGGAGTTGGTCACTCACGCGATGGACGGCCTACCGCTCTCCGCGCTGAGCCACAAATACCCGGCTACAGCGCATCTGACGACCACTCCAGAGGCGGTGTCAGACACAGGTAAGCGAAGTGTTTATTTCGGTTGCGTCCAACGTCCGGATAGATGATCCATTCCTACGGACGGTGTCAGTGCTGTGGTGAGCGCCTTTACGAGAACGTCAGCGGCGGCTACCGCTGTCCGAACTGCCGAACCGACTACGCAGCCGATGTTCTCGAGTCCCGGCTCCCATAGCAGTGGCATGTGCTGAGTTGCGCTGGATGGGATTGGGGGGACTCGAGTAGGCGCCCCAGACGCTGTGTGCCGAATCGAGGTTAGACCCGACACGCAATCGCACGCCGCGTTCGCTGTGTCGCCGCGCCGGCCGTGATCGCACGGACGAGCGTCGTGGTGGGGCGGTAGGTGTGGCGCTCGTCCGAGTCACGGGTGACGAAGAGCTGCCAGAACCCGGGTGAGTGGAAGGTAAGCTGGCAGTAGCCGTCGGCGTTCGTGCGCGCGGTTTTCGACCCTGTTGCGGTTCGGACTGTTGCCCCTTCGACTGGGCGACAACTCGAGTCGCGAACGCGGATGGTGAGCGGGCGGCCGATGATGGCTTCGGTGTCTGCGAGGTCGACGGTGAGTTGTCTGCTGGTCGCCATGTATGTGGCCACACAGAGCCTCTCAAAAAAGCCGGTACCTGCTGCTTAAGGCTGTTCTGGGCGTGGTCGTGGGGATGGCAGTGTTCGAGACGGTCTGTGAGTGGATCGCTGGTGGAACTGCACAGTAAACCAGACGCAGGCGAGACGGGTGTGGTGGTTGTGAGACCAAAACCGGACCGTTTAACCCGGAGACCGACCAACTATGGCGTGCGTGCGAGGGTAGCCAAGCGGCCAACGGCGGCGGACTCAAGATCCGCTCGTGTAGACGTTCGTGGGTTCGATTCCCTCCCCTCGCATTGCAGTGAGGCGCACTCCGCGCCGAACGAAAATGCACGGAGGGATCGAATCAGGGAGCAACTCTGTTGCGACCGTGGTTCGAAGTTCGCGTTGCGAACTTCGGATCATACCGGGGTTCTGCGCCAACGGCGCAGGTTCTCGGGAATGGTTCGATTCCCTCCCCTCGCATCGCAACGAGGCACAAAGACGTGCCGAGTAAGATGCGGAAGATCAGCACGAAGCGATCTTCCCTCGCAAACTTCTCCGCAGACCAACATCAGTAGCGAGAGCACTGCCACAGAGACTAGTCCATGGCTCGGAGTGTAGCAATCGCCACCTCTTTTCAGGGCGGAACACCGATGAGTCTCAATGAGTAATCGCGACGGCGACGAGACGGCAACACAGCGCGAGGGCAGCGGGGCAACGGCACAGCGCAGGGACACTGCAGCGCCACGTCGGGCAACTGTCGCCACCGAGGCGGCCACCGCCGGTGCCGACATCGCCCACGACGCCTTCCGAACCGATCTCAACATCGAGTACAAGGACGGCAAAACGGACGTCGTCACGCAGTCCGACCGCGACGCCCAGGACGCCGTCATCGACGTCATTCGAGAGTTCTTCCCCGAAGACCCCATCGTCGGCGAGGAGAACGACGCGCTG
The DNA window shown above is from Natrialba magadii ATCC 43099 and carries:
- a CDS encoding peptidase associated/transthyretin-like domain-containing protein — translated: MATSRQLTVDLADTEAIIGRPLTIRVRDSSCRPVEGATVRTATGSKTARTNADGYCQLTFHSPGFWQLFVTRDSDERHTYRPTTTLVRAITAGAATQRTRRAIACRV
- a CDS encoding DUF309 domain-containing protein, which codes for MDEHTNDPSVGPPANEPTGWVPATSEAGTGPDTDGGHWEHATLRRATCHGVRLFNDGAYHESHDCFELEWYNYGRGSTESQFCHGMVQVAAGVYKRVDFGNDEGLRSLFRTALQYLQGVPRDFYGVDLLEVRTMLTNALENPTRVDDWRIPIDGERPIAGPADYEYVAALEE